A genomic window from Bradyrhizobium lupini includes:
- a CDS encoding HAMP domain-containing sensor histidine kinase, with protein MLLAKTLRSSTFRLALIAIAAFGLIVAAIMAYVYFGTIAYVQSRVGDAGDHSGFTAMIELAMAAVAVLMLVLAGLAAVLVTRRTVGRIEEINATSRAIMMSGLDQRIPLRGSHDEWDRVAENLNQMLDRIETLMGEVKQVSDNVAHDLRTPLTRMRGRLEKAYHASRNGEADAALIGDTIADLDAVLGMFASITRISEIETRARRSAFRTLNLAEIAGEVVELYDAAAEQVATRLSLGGDREVAIIGDRDLLFDAIANLVDNAIKHGCKGGQVTVTCSSTDGGATIAIADDGPGIPADQRDHVFKRFYRLEQSRYTPGNGLGLSLVAAVARLHGAEIALHDNAPGLTVQLSFPPHPT; from the coding sequence GTGCTCCTGGCTAAAACGCTCCGCTCCTCGACCTTCCGCCTTGCGCTGATCGCGATCGCGGCGTTCGGGCTGATCGTCGCGGCGATCATGGCCTATGTCTATTTCGGCACGATCGCCTATGTGCAGAGCCGTGTCGGCGATGCCGGCGACCACAGCGGCTTCACCGCGATGATCGAGCTCGCAATGGCCGCTGTCGCCGTGCTGATGCTGGTGCTCGCCGGGCTCGCCGCGGTGCTGGTGACGCGCCGCACGGTCGGGCGGATCGAGGAGATCAACGCCACCAGCCGCGCCATCATGATGTCGGGCCTCGACCAGCGCATTCCCTTGCGCGGCAGTCACGACGAATGGGACCGGGTCGCCGAAAACCTCAACCAGATGCTCGACCGCATCGAGACTTTGATGGGAGAGGTCAAGCAGGTCAGCGACAACGTCGCCCATGATTTGCGTACGCCGCTGACGCGCATGCGGGGTCGGCTGGAAAAGGCTTATCACGCCTCGCGCAATGGCGAGGCCGACGCGGCGCTGATCGGTGACACCATCGCCGATCTCGACGCCGTGCTCGGCATGTTCGCCTCCATCACGCGCATCTCGGAGATCGAGACCCGCGCCCGCCGTAGTGCGTTTCGCACCCTCAATCTCGCCGAAATCGCCGGCGAGGTCGTCGAGCTCTACGATGCCGCCGCCGAACAGGTTGCGACGCGGCTCAGCCTCGGCGGCGATCGCGAGGTGGCGATTATTGGCGATCGCGACCTGCTGTTCGACGCTATCGCCAATCTCGTCGACAACGCGATCAAGCACGGCTGCAAAGGCGGGCAGGTGACCGTCACCTGCAGCAGCACCGACGGCGGTGCGACGATCGCGATCGCCGACGACGGCCCGGGCATTCCGGCGGATCAGCGCGATCACGTGTTCAAACGCTTCTACCGGCTCGAGCAGAGCCGCTACACCCCGGGTAACGGCCTTGGCTTAAGCCTGGTCGCCGCGGTCGCTCGCCTCCATGGTGCCGAGATTGCCCTGCACGACAACGCGCCGGGCCTGACGGTCCAGCTCAGCTTCCCGCCGCACCCGACCTAG